GACGAAACCATGTCCTGATATCGTATTTCTTTAATCACGTTTCTTGTGGCATACCTCTTTTCTTCAGCGAGCGCGCGTTTGGTGGGTGCTTCGCCCACCAAGAACCTTTCCGCACGTGCCCTTACCACGGCGCCTTTATATCTTTCCTCCGCAATGCATTCCATCTGTCTTTTCACTTCTTTAATTTCTTTACTAAACAATCCGGGTATCGTGCTATCTGCATTTAAAAGATAATCAAGTGTGGCTTgtagttcgttttctttttgtctttctttgtaCCGTATGATGCTTGACCTCTCAATTGCACACATTTTAACTTCACTTTTAAAATTCTCCCAAACCGCGCTAAAACATGTATCAATAAGCAAAGCCTCTTTACACTTTTGACCCACCAGTTTAACAAACGTTTCGTCTTTCAAAAGGTTTTCATTTAATTTCCATAGATCCCTGTTAAATGcagttgtttttcttttatttcctattTGAAACATTACAAGACTATGGTCACTGAAGCTAACGTGTTTAACTATGTAGTTGCTACACAATGATAAAATACTAGCGGAAATATACGCACGGTCTAATCTAGCGTGGCTTTGAAGCTGAAAGTGCGTAAACTGCACATGATTCCCACGAAGAACATCACCAACGTCTACAAGGTCACAGTTTTCTGTTAAAGCACGAAGCTGTAGTGCACTTTTATCACGGATGGGCTTATTATTAGCCGTGTCTTCGGGCATGCAAACGCAGTTAAAATCTCCTAGTAACATTACAATTCTATCACACTCTAAGAAAGTACCTACGTAATCAAAAAAGCATTTTCTGTCGGAGCAGGTATTAGGTGCGTATACGCAAATAATTCGCCATTTTTTACCATGCAAAGCAAAATCACAAAGCGCTAATCTGCCGTCTTGTGAAGTTGTAACACTTTCTTCAATAATACCAATTGACCTTTTTAAAAAGATAACACATCCCCCAGATTTTCCAACGGAATGGCACACGCAGACATTAAAGTTTGCTTTATAATTATCAATCATGCGGTCAGTCTGCTCCTCGCTCTCAATTTTTGATTCTTGTAGCGCTAAGATGTCCAAGTCATTTTCAGTTAACAGCCGTTTTAACTGAACTTGTCTCTTTCTTGCCGTCAACCCTCTTACGTTAAGCGTACCTATGCGAAACGCTGACGCTGATCTCGAAATCATTGAAAGCGATGGGTCAAGTCGACCGCACTGCGATTGGTTCGTGTTTCCCGGTCTCAGACTTACAGTCTCTCGCCGTCCTTCAAGAAGTGGCCTCGCTGTTTGAGGCGAGGTCGAAGCGTCTTCCTTAGCGTCACACATTGGCGACACTCGCTGCTTGTCCGTCCGTTGTTCAGCCTCTTAGTCGTATTCCGAGCAGCAGCCCCGCTAACGCGGAGGCACTGTCGGTGCCGCTCTTTTATCTGGTGGCACGTTGGGTTTCACTTTAAAGGAACTTTTCTTCTGACGACTGCCGTCTTCGGGAGTGGCTCACCTGCAGAGGCTTCGTCACTGTTGCCGATGTCTTCAGACCCTTCACGCGGCCTCTTTGAGATCGcggaagtggcgcttttccctcCGTCTTTGTCGGCTTCTTCCTTGTTAGGCTCGACCGCATAGGTATCCATCGCGGTCGCGGGAGCACTTGTGTTTCCAACGGCTTTGTCGTCTTCTGTTGGCTCTTGTAGGTCATTGACCTTACCGTCCTCACTGTCTTTCGTTTCTCCAGCTTTTTCAAGCGACGGTTCCGCTGATGGTTGGCTTCCAGAACTTGATGGAACACCGCCCCCACTGGGTGGTTTCCTCCGCGTCGGCCTAGTCCATGAGGTGCTCATTCACGGTGTCATTTCTGCCAACCCCTGTTACGTTGGCGTAACTACgcacgcactgggtctcgtcgtggccgtaACGACGACAGAGCCCGCAGCGTGGAACTCGGCACTCGCGCCGTATGTGGCCGGTGCCGTGGCACCGGAGGCAGAGCGGCGGTCTGCCTGGTACGTGCACTAGTGCATGGTCCTCACCGACGCGGAGTTGATGTGGCAGGTCTTCCACGGTGTAGCCAGCCTTCAGGCGCAGTGACACTAGACGCGTGTGCGAACCTTTGTCATTGCAGCCTGCCACACGCCACTTCTCCCTCGATATCTCGCTAATGGTGCCGTAAGGCGCCAGGGCGATCCTCACGTCTTCGTCTGGGGTGGTATGCAGAAGCCAGTACAGCTTTATCCTGATGTCTTGGTTGCAAGGGTCTATCACAACACACCGATGATCCTTAACGCTGAAGGTTGGGGTTGACAAAATCTTCTGCTTGGCTTTTCCGTCCTTGAATGTTATCGCCCACACGTGGTTCATTTGGTAGGCTCCGAGGGCCACAACTTCCGGCATGAGCTGCAGACGGCCTAAAGCATCTCGGAAGTGCTCGACTCGATAGGGCCTTGCTTTTACATCAGCGTGCAAAAAAAACAGTAGTCGTTACGGTCGTACCTGAAGGCAACTGCGGCAAAATAATCTGATATTCCTGCGTTGTCATATCATTCAACCTGTTTCCGCGACCCTGCTGGGCCGCTGTAACCGCCCCTGAGGAGCAAGACATTCCGCGTCCGCACCGAACGGTAGCCGGAAGTAGAAtcttgcgccacggaggcggctgctctgcgctctccccaccacgcacatgctacagaaaatctaccagaataaatacatcAAAAAAGCAgtaaaaaggagaagcttcgccgcCGGGAGGGCTCGagcctccaacctttcggttaacaccCGAATGCGCTACGGAGGCGGCTGTCCAGCGCTCTCCCCACGACCGCACAcactacagaaaatctaccagaataaatacatcAAAAAAGCAgcaaaaaggagaagcttcgccgccgggagggctcgaacctccaaccttttgGTTAACACCCGAATGCGCTACGGAGGCGGCTGTCCAGCGCTCTCCCCACGACCGCACAcactacagaaaatctaccagaataaatacatcAAAAAAGCAgtaaaaaggagaagcttcgcccccgggagggctcgaacctccaacctttcggttaacagccgaacgcgctagccgattgcgccacggaggcggctgctctgCGCTCTCCCCACGACCGCACAcactacagaaaatctaccagaataaatacatcAAAAAAGCAgtaaaaaggagaagcttcgccgcCGGGAGGGCTCGagcctccaacctttcggttaacaccCGAATGCGCTACGGAGGCGGCTGTCCAGCGCTCTCCCCACGACCGCACAcactacagaaaatctaccagaataaatacatcAAAAAAGCAgtaaaaaggagaagcttcgcccccgggagggctcgaacctccaacctttcggttaacagccgaacgcgctagccgattgcgccacggaggcggctgctctgcgctctccccaccacgcacatgctacagaaaatctaccagaataaatacatcAAAAAAGCAgtaaaaaggagaagcttcgccgcCGGGAGGGCTCGagcctccaacctttcggttaacaccCGAATGCGCTACGGAGGCGGCTGTCCAGCGCTCTCCCCACGACCGCACAcactacagaaaatctaccagaataaatacatcAAAAAAGCAGTAAAAAGgtgaagcttcgcccccgggagggctcgaacctccaacctttcggttaacagccgaacgcgctagccgattgcgctaCGGAGGCGGCTGTCCAGCGCTCTCCCCACGACCGCACAcactacagaaaatctaccagaataaatacatcAAAAAAGCAgtaaaaaggagaagcttcgccgccgggagggctcgaacctccaacctttcggttaacaccCGAATGCGCTACGGAGGCGGCTGTCCAGCGCTCTCCCCACGACCGCACAcactacagaaaatctaccagaataaatacatcAAAAAAGCAgtaaaaaggagaagcttcgcccccgggagggctcgaacctccaacctttcggttaacagccgaacgcgctagccgattgcgccacggaggcggctgctctgCACTCCCCCCACCACGCacatgctacagaaaatctaccagaataaatacaccaaaaaagcatcaaaaaggagaagcttcacccccgggagggctcgaacctccaacctttcggttaacagccgaacgcgctagccgattgcgccacggaggcggctgctctgcgctctccccaccacgcacatgctacagaaaatctaccagaataaatacatcAAAAAAGCAgtaaaaaggagaagcttcgccgcCGGGAGGGCTCGagcctccaacctttcggttaacaccCGAATGCGCTACGGAGGCGgctgtccatttttttttttttctttattaccgactTGGCAAATACACAAAAACAACATGTCAAATAAATGCGAGATTAAAATGACCAGTCGTTAAAAGACTGTAGCGTCATGTTAAAATGGCTTCAACGAAGCCAAACTGTCCAACACTTGAAGCCATTCCGGTGGATCACTTTGCATTTTCAACACTTCCCGTGTGTAAacaacattttcaacaaaatagtgtctggCTGACCTCGCATGTACATCAGCATTGTGTACAGCCATTCGAGTTCTCCATACGCTTTGCATACACAATAACATTAACATGTCCGCCGGCACACCGTCAggttctgcgcatggcaagaacctTATTCCAAAAGCACTAATCGGGAGCTCCTTTTTTAAAGTTCGCTGCAGAATGTCCCAAAGAAAGCGGGCATCGTGGCAGTCAAGAAAaatatgttcaattgtttcttccTTATTGCATATAAGGCAATTGACAGACCATGGGACAAACAAACCCTTGCTCCTTAGCCATGGCTTAACCGGCAGTGTGTCAGTGTGGAGCTTGAAAAAGAAGGATTTTGTGTTAGCTCTTACAGGCATATTCCTTACTCTTTTGAGAACATCACGTTCAGGCCCTAAGTTGTACATAGAACGATACACTGGCATAGGTACAAAAACGTCAACAAGAtccttatataatttttttcgtgacacttcaaacaagtactcCCTAGAAAATCTCGCATTTAGAAGACGAATCGCcgtgataacttcacgcagataACCTTTTAGTGCCATCGGTTTGACTGCGTGCGTCGATACAACGAAATCGGGCAAAGCGTCACGTAATCTCACTTGGATCACCGTACGCAGAAACCCATCACTTTGGTCACGAAAGAAAACAAATCTCGACACAAGTTGCTTGAAAAACAAATGAGTTAAACTGAGTCCGCCGTTGCGCAAAGAGTGAAACAAATTAAATCTGCTCATGCGTTCCCATACTGAACCCCAAATAAATTCCGCAAACACTCTGTGTATTTTTTGAACTGAAGATCGGCTCATGCATAGCACCTGCAAGACGTAAAACACTTTAGCTACTAAAAACATATTACACACTTTGGCTCTTGCAAACATCGAAAAGTTGTGGCCTCCCCATTTGTTAGTTTGTTCTTTCATTCTGTCCCTCTCATTCGTCCAGTATTCTACTGGCTCTCGGTAGTTGCCGAGTGGAACCCCAAGATAAGTGCCAGGTAACACACTCCACTGCATTCTGCAAAACAATTCTGGCGTATCTTGCCAGTTCCCATGCCAAAAACCTAGACACTTTGGCCAACTTATGGCACTACCAGAAACACTACAAAAAGATTGGGCTTCCTTCACTACTTCTGCAATGCTTTGCTTATCGCGACAGAACACTGCTATGTCGTCAGCGTAGGctaacacttttatttctctgccaAAAAACGTGTATCCGCGAATACTATGGCTATGAAGTATCTTTAGACAGAAAGGTTCTAAATAAAGAGCGAAAAGCAAGGCAGAGATCGGACACCCTTGTTTTATGCTAGACAGTACTGGAATTCGTCTGCTGAGTCTGTTGTTGATAATTAGGTTTGTTATACAACCATTATAAACCATTTTCACCCCGTCCAAAATGACTGTTCCGACATTCACGTATTCAAGAAGCAGAAACAGGACTTCGTGCGAcaccctgtcaaaagctttggctaaATCCAGTTGTAGCATGGCTACACGATCTTCCATCAAATCGCAGCATTCAAGTATGCTTCGTGCTGTGTGTATATTTGTAAAAATAGTCCTACCTCTAATACCGCATGTCTGATGTGTACCTACTAGGGATTTCACTACACTCTGTAGGCGTTGGGCGAGCACCTTCATGAATACTTTATAATCAATGTTAGCTAGACTTATTGGCCGGTAGGCCTCTACTGATTGAAGCTTTATGGGGTCAGTAACTTTAGGTATAAGTACCACATGTGTCTGTCGGAAGGAAGGAGGCGTCCATTTTTGTTCATAACACTTCGTTATGACGCGATACAGAGCCTGTGCTACTTCAACCTTGAAAATTTTATATATCGCTGCCCCAAGACCATCTGGTCCAGGCGATTTTCTTGCACTAAGGTCATCGATAGCCTCTTCAATTTCTGCTACAGAAATAGGTCGTTCAAGGGCTTCCTTAAGTTCACCATCAATTCTCGGCATCAGAGGCAAATAATCACTTTTAAACGCCGAGATATCGCTTGCTCTCTTGCTTAGCAGCGTGCTATAGTGGTCCACAAAAGCACGTTCTATCATTTCCTTGTCGTATGTAAGCTGACCTTGATAAACTATTTCTTTTATCTCCTTGCTCAACGCGTGTCTCCTCTCGTCACTGAGCGCTCGCTTGGTGGGCGTTTCACGCAACCATACTCGTTCCGCGCGTGCTCTCAAAACGGCGCCGCGATATCTTTCCTCGTCGACGACTTCAAGTTTCGCTTTAAGTTCTTTGATATCGTTTATAAATGTGCCAGCCGCGCCTCTTTCCATGTTCAACAGGTATGCTAACATGCACTGCATTTGCTGTTCctcttgcttttgtttgtgcCGCAACACGCATGCTCTCTCTAAAGCAATTATTTTCGCATCGCATTTAAACAGTTCCCAAGCTTCTACAACATTTTCCGCATTTTCAAGGAGAACATTTTCTAATTTCTCTTTTATTCTTTGTATAAACAATTCATCCTGCAAAAGATTGTCATTAAGTTTCCATAAGTGCCAATTAAattttttctctttgcttttTGTACCTATCGTAACCATTACCAAGCAATGGTCACTGAAACTGATGCATTCGACACTGTAGCTAGAGAGGAACGGAACTAAATGAAAAGGCACATAAATGCGGTCTAACCTCGAATGGCAGTCTCCTTGAAAATGCGTATATTGCACATCACTGTCAGAACCAAGAACACTTCCAACATCCTCCAGATCTACTTCACACAAAATTTCATGCAGAACAGTTGCGCTTTTATCTTGACTGAGCAGCTTTTTCGATCTATCTATCGGCcggcacacacaattaaagtcgccaAACACTAGAACGTGCCTGTCACACACCAAGAAAGATCTCAGGTAAACAAAAAATTCCTCACGTTCACGAGCATTATTAGGAGCATATACACACACCGCCCGCCAAAGcattccagaaaaagaaaaatcacaaataAGCAAACGCCCTCCCTCACATGAAGTAACTTGCTGCTCTGTAATCCCAATACTGTTTCTAATAAAAAGAAGGCAGCCACCAGAAGTACCATTCGCGTGGCAAACGCAAACGTTGTACTTCGTTCTGAAAATTTCAACCATTCGATCCGTTTTTTCCTctgattcaatttttgtttcttggactGCCATCAAATCAATGTCTTTTTCTAATAGCATGCGGCTAATCTGACATTGTCTTCGCCACTGTGACAGCCCTCTGACGTTTAATGTCGCCAAACGAAGCGGAGTGGTGATGTTAATTACGTTTGCCATTGTGTTAGCTGCAATTAAGGTGGGCCCCTACTCACACGGTTCGAGGAAACATAGCGGCTGTTGTATACACTGATGCTTGGTGTTGCTCTTTGAAGGCGACAACTGCAAAACGACGTCCTCGTAGAATCACTCCCGATCAAAGATCGGGTGCGGAAAGTTCTTTCCAGGGCACTACCTCCGCTAAGGCGGAGGCGGCGCATGTGACGGCCGTCTGTCTGGCGGCACATTGGGCTTGACCTTCAGCGTCGACCGTCGGACTGTCGGTGTTTTCAGTGTCGGTCCTTCGGTATCCACACCGTCGGTGTCTCGGCTGTGGTCATCAACCTCGTCACGCAACCGTTTTCCGGCGCCTTTAGCGTCGGAAGTCAGGTCCATGTCGTCGCTGACGCTGACTGGCTCGTCAGCCACTTTGGTCGGAGGTGGCGTGATTTCTGAAGGCGCGCCCGTCGCCTCAGCACCAGCTTGCGTCACTTGAACCTTCGCCGGAGGAGGCGCAGAATCCGGCACATTGCCTTCATCTATCCCCTTCAGGTTCACCTTTGCGGTCTTCGTAACCAGTGGTGCAGACTGAGCCGCCGCCCCTTCAGCTGCTCCTTTGGCGGCCTCTTCGGCGTCCTCCTGATCCATGAGAAGCTCGGACGAGTCCTCGCTCCTGCCTGGGCCAGCAACGTTGGCGTACGTTCTcacgcactgggtctcgtcgtggccaaaGCGACGACACAGCCCACAACGTGGAACCCGGCATTCTCGTCGAATGTGTCCAGTGCCACGGCACCGGAGGCAGAGGGGTGCTCTGCCCGGGACAATAACGAGAGCCATGTCTTCCGCAACACGAAGTTGGTGTGGTAGGTCGTCTGCTGTCATTCCGGGCTTGAGTTTCAGGACCACCGACCGTGTCGTGGTTCCTTTGTCGTTGCAGCCCTGGACCCTCCACTTCTCCCTCGTCACTTCAGTTACTCTTCCAAACGGTGCCAAGGCTGTTCTGACGTCTTCGTCAGGAACACCATGCAGCAGCCAGAAGAGCTTGAGCCTGACACCCTGGTTGCACGGGTCAACGACCACGCAACGGTGTTCCTTGACAAGGAATCCTTCTGCGTCCaatatcttctttttggccgccTCGTTCGCAAAAGTTACGGCCCACACATGATTCATCTGATAAGCCCCgagggccaccacttccggcagcagcATGAGTCGCGAAAGCGCATCCCTGAAATGCTCAACACGGTAAGGCCGAGCTTTCACTTCGCCGTGAATAAAAACAGTGTTCAAAACACTTGCACCTGAAGGCAGTTGTGGTAGAACCATCTGGTAATCCGGAGAAGGTTTTTCCGTTGACCGGGAACCGCGGCCAAGGGCCGCTGTAACCGCTCCTGAGGAGCAAGACATTCCGCGACCGTTCGCTGTgatggccggaagtggaatcccaCGGAGGCGGCTGTCCAGCGCTCTCCCCACGACCGCACAcactacagaaaatctaccagaataaatacatcAAAAAAGCAgcaaaaaggagaagcttcgccgccgggagggctcgaacctccaaccttttgGTTAACACCCGAATGCGCTACGGAGGCGGCTGTCCAGCGCTCTCCCCACGACCGCACAcactacagaaaatctaccagaataaatacatcAAAAAAGCAgtaaaaaggagaagcttcgcccccgggagggctcgaacctccaacctttcggttaacagccgaacgcgctagccgattgcgccacggaggcggctgctctgCGCTCTCCCCACGACCGCACAcactacagaaaatctaccagaataaatacatcAAAAAAGCAgtaaaaaggagaagcttcgccgcCGGGAGGGCTCGagcctccaacctttcggttaacaccCGAATGCGCTACGGAGGCGGCTGTCCAGCGCTCTCCCCACGACCGCACAcactacagaaaatctaccagaataaatacatcAAAAAAGCAgtaaaaaggagaagcttcgcccccgggagggctcgaacctccaacctttcggttaacaccCGAATGCGCTACGGAGGCGGCTGTCCAGCGCTCTCCCCACGACCGCACAcactacagaaaatctaccagaataaatacatcAAAAAAGCAgtaaaaaggagaagcttcgccgcCGGGAGGGCTCGAaactccaacctttcggttaacagccgaacgcgcaaGCCGATTGCGCCATGGACGCGGCtgctcggcgctctccccaccacgcacatgctacagaaaatctatcagaataaatacagcaaaaaaagcatcaaaaaggagaagcttcgctcccgggagggctcgaacctccaacctttcggttaacagccgaacgcgctatccgattgcgccacggaggctttttttttctttattgccggtcttcgacATACACAGTTAACATATACACTTTACAATGATAAAAGCAATGACCGTCTTGGGTCCTTGCAAATAGTTAAAAACACTTGACCGCCACTAATTCATCCAATACATGTATCCATTCGGGTGGTTCTTTTTTTGCTCGGTAAGCTTCACGCAGATACTGCATGCTTTCCATAAAATGATCTTTCGCAGGACGAATAACTAGCCTCTCAAGGCGCACATCCATTCGAGTCTTCCAGACGCTGTGTAAACACAGTGCCATAAACATGTCACATGGCTTATTTGCGTTTTCAGTTGGCAAGAAGCGGATGCCGTATGGCGTAATCGGCAATTCTTCTTTCAACGTTCGTTGTAGGATGTCCCATAGGAACACCGCATCTGAACAATCAAGAAACATATGCTCAATAGTTTCCGGTTGCCTGCATCTCAGGCAGTTCACGGACCACGGTACAAAGATTCCCCTTTCCCTCAGCCATGGCTTCACTGGAAGCGTTCCAGTGTGTAattgaaag
The DNA window shown above is from Dermacentor silvarum isolate Dsil-2018 chromosome 1, BIME_Dsil_1.4, whole genome shotgun sequence and carries:
- the LOC125942842 gene encoding uncharacterized protein LOC125942842, encoding MPEVVALGAYQMNHVWAITFKDGKAKQKILSTPTFSVKDHRCVVIDPCNQDIRIKLYWLLHTTPDEDVRIALAPYGTISEISREKWRVAGCNDKGSHTRLVSLRLKAGYTVEDLPHQLRVGEDHALVHVPGRPPLCLRCHGTGHIRRECRVPRCGLCRRYGHDETQCVRSYANVTGVGRNDTVNEHLMD